A window of Rhododendron vialii isolate Sample 1 chromosome 13a, ASM3025357v1 contains these coding sequences:
- the LOC131314593 gene encoding probable calcium-binding protein CML44 — protein sequence MSPLNTNDLHRIFEKLDLNGDGLVSLDELSWLLGRIGVHNTGRDELKLLVGKTSLDRLDFLFFYDAILKQNIGDDQCEAGEENDDLESDLAKAFEVYDLNGDGVISCEELQSVLSQLGFWNEHCGGDCRSMIKRYDTNSDGVLDFEEFKNMMLITNP from the coding sequence ATGTCTCCTCTCAATACCAATGACTTACACCGGATATTCGAAAAGCTGGACCTAAATGGTGATGGTTTAGTGAGCCTTGACGAGCTCAGTTGGCTTCTTGGGCGAATTGGGGTGCATAACACTGGCCGAGACGAGCTCAAATTATTGGTGGGGAAAACGAGTCTCGACCGTCTTGACTTTTTGTTCTTCTATGATGCCATCCTCAAGCAAAACATAGGTGATGATCAATGTGAAGCGGGAGAGGAAAATGATGATTTGGAGAGTGATCTTGCCAAGGCTTTCGAGGTGTACGATTTGAATGGTGATGGAGTCATTTCCTGCGAGGAGCTTCAAAGCGTTCTGTCACAATTAGGGTTTTGGAACGAGCATTGTGGCGGGGATTGCAGGAGCATGATCAAGAGGTATGATACGAACTCGGATGGGGTGCTTGatttcgaagaattcaagaacaTGATGCTTATCACCAATCCTTGA